From Aedes albopictus strain Foshan chromosome 1, AalbF5, whole genome shotgun sequence, one genomic window encodes:
- the LOC134285127 gene encoding transcription factor btd-like, whose protein sequence is MMASPSFMTQYHNHHQWNNSSHQTQLSPLNILPYQYPPQPPSVSSLGSVASLGSAGLSPTQSIASSNGSVGGGGGGGLGGGTGAGASTASSSFSTTGGGGSNAASPDTVTSSAAAAAAAVAASSAYGFGAMVQQNPATAAALEMTARSQQMHYPSYQYPAASYYNNMAGNPWFAQESMYQGWPGEAYALKLEDYSHQTQAQRRCARCTCPNCINELSGLPPVVGPDEKGKRQHICHIPGCEKIYGKTSHLKAHLRWHTGERPFLCKWLFCGKRFTRSDELQRHFRTHTGEKRFTCSICSKKFMRSDHLAKHVKTHENKAKKIAKKSEKAEEAKMKKEDAKLGKVECSVKRLEVSDKAGQLTVPKVKKLKNSEQQEDINANIRMPQIKQEKGYETSASKTLFSGMGEYGQSGGYQSTAMNYHHPSYFQSAFLQEASNPSKNLFHNPYCDSGFQSRTNLFSTSTNSSSGCDSLDRRNSNNASSEVSNSLVKLEEYTNSHGLLNSDNGTGSGHQQRSSSNNNLLPHSQAQVYHIPSEIASNYAAYSNVKLGSAAYHHGHPHHHHHHPHSHHQGSGNGGSSSSIYGDVNPTSHGGSTVNESNNNNNNGTSSAAAAASSAAAAATYNMMMNNYTIHHHHHHHLSQQQQQQPHHQQEIELFK, encoded by the exons ATGATGGCCTCACCGAGTTTCATGACCCagtatcataatcatcatcagtgGAACAATAGCAGCCATCAGACACAG ctGTCACCGCTCAACATCCTTCCGTATCAGTACCCGCCGCAGCCCCCGTCCGTCAGCAGTCTTGGCTCGGTGGCATCGCTTGGTTCGGCGGGACTTTCTCCGACGCAGTCGATCGCCTCCTCCAACGGTAGCGTCGGCGGAGGCGGAGGCGGCGGGTTGGGAGGAGGCACTGGTGCCGGAGCGAGTACGGCCAGTAGCAGTTTCAGTACGACCGGTGGAGGCGGTTCGAACGCCGCCAGTCCAGACACGGTGACCAGCAGCGCAGcagccgccgccgctgccgttGCCGCCTCGTCCGCCTACGGGTTCGGCGCGATGGTCCAGCAGAATCCAGCCACCGCTGCGGCGCTGGAGATGACCGCGAG GTCACAGCAGATGCACTATCCTTCGTATCAATATCCGGCGGCTAGCTACTACAACAACATGGCCGGGAATCCTTGGTTCGCACAGGAGTCGATGTACCAGGGATGGCCCGGAGAGGCGTACGCGTTGAAGCTGGAGGATTACTCGCACCAAACTCAGGCGCAGCGTCGCTGCGCACGTTGTACCTGCCCTAACTGTATCAACGAATTGTCCGGGCTGCCTCCGGTGGTCGGGCCGGACGAGAAGGGGAAGCGGCAGCACATCTGTCACATACCGGGGTGCGAGAAGATCTACGGGAAGACGAGTCACCTGAAGGCGCATCTTCGGTGGCATACCGGAGAGCGGCCATTTCTCTGCAAGTGGTTGTTCTGTGGGAAAAGGTTCACGAGGTCCGATGAGCTGCAGAGGCACTTTCGTACGCACACAGGGGAGAAGCGGTTCACGTGCAGTATTTGTAGTAAGAAGTTTATGAGGAGTGATCATCTGGCGAAGCATGTGAAGACACACGAGAACAAGGCGAAGAAGATTGCCAAGAAAAGTGAGAAAGCCGAAGAGGCGAAGATGAAGAAGGAGGACGCCAAGTTAGGGAAGGTGGAGTGCAGTGTGAAGCGGTTAGAAGTTAGTGATAAGGCAGGACAGTTGACGGTGCCGAAGGTGAAGAAACTGAAGAACAGTGAACAGCAGGAGGACATCAATGCGAACATTCGGATGCCTCAGATCAAGCAGGAGAAAGGGTATGAAACCAGCGCGAGTAAGACTTTGTTTTCGGGGATGGGAGAGTACGGTCAGAGTGGGGGTTATCAATCAACGGCAATGAACTATCACCATCCGTCATACTTCCAGAGTGCATTTTTACAAGAAGCGAGTAATCCGAGTAAAAACTTGTTCCATAATCCGTACTGCGATAGCGGCTTCCAGAGCCGAACGAATTTGTTCTCTACCTCGACGAATAGCAGCAGTGGGTGTGATTCGTTAGATCGACGAAATAGTAACAACGCAAGTAGTGAGGTTAGCAATAGTCTAGTGAAACTGGAAGAGTACACCAACAGTCACGGTCTACTGAACAGCGACAACGGTACCGGCAGCGGCCATCAGCAGCGAAGTAGCTCCAACAATAATCTACTACCTCATTCGCAAGCTCAAGTGTACCACATCCCATCAGAAATAGCGTCCAATTACGCGGCCTATTCGAACGTGAAGCTGGGATCGGCAGCCTACCATCACGGTCAcccccaccatcatcatcatcacccccATTCGCATCACCAAGGCAGCGGCAACGGCGGTAGCAGCAGTAGTATTTACGGTGACGTTAATCCAACGTCGCACGGTGGTTCAACTGTCAACGAAtcgaacaataataacaataacggTACCTCCTCCGCGGCAGCGGCGGCTTCATCGGCAGCGGCCGCCGCCACGTACAACATGATGATGAACAATTACACGatccatcatcatcaccatcaccatctcagtcagcagcaacagcagcaaccgcACCACCAACAGGAGATCGAACTATTCAAATAA